In the genome of Epinephelus moara isolate mb chromosome 14, YSFRI_EMoa_1.0, whole genome shotgun sequence, the window CAAGCGTAACATTACTGGAATAAATGGACACAGGTGTGTGTAACAAACATCTGTCATCAGAATAATTTACCTCCACGTGAGACATTCATTCTGCATACTTCCAACTGTGAGCTTCATCGTGTCAGTGCTCTTACACTCCACCAGCTCTGTGACTTTCAGCAACATGAGGTTCCACTCTTGAACATCAGGAGCCTGAtacaacacagcacacacacaagcagtaaAATTAAGACTTTATCCAGCTGCTAATGGGTTAATGTCATTATAGAGAACATAAGAACAAGCAGGCTGTTGATCTCACCAGGTCTGAGATGGTTATATGTAGCCACCTCATATCCTCAGCAACTTTTTGTTCAAAATCAGGACTCCAGCGCTTCTTCAGTTCGCTCTGGCTGCTTTGGATTAGATGTTTCAGGTAACTGTGAGTGATGAGCTTGTAGACATCGTCCATCACTCTCTGAGAGACACAAAGTTGGAGACAGACACTGTTTGGTTTTTGTTAAGAAAGACAACAGTATGTAGACACAAAGATGTCGGAAAAATGGCTGCAATGCAATTTTGTGACGTACCTTTTGTATGTCCTGAAAGCAGGAAAACTCTGAGAAATGATTCCTTACTTCGTCAATCAAGAGGAAGAATTCCTTGTTCTCCGATCTGAAGTATTTCTTCAGGTGGCTCTGTGACAAAACATCAAAGTTAGTTTCATGTTTCTCAACAGAAATATATGGCTCCTTAGAAATGTAAGAAAACAGCGTATTTGTGATTATGTTGAACAGTTACCTCTGTGATGTCAGCTACGATGTTCATCACAAGTTTCACTGTGGAATCCTCCAGGTTTTCAAGCACTGCCACAGCTTCCTCAAGTGGAATCCTCCAGGTTTTCAAGCACTGCCACAGCTTCCTCAAGAAGGGTGCCTTTATTTTGGACGTGCAGCCTGAGaggaaatataaatataatgtagAAATACTCAACgtttatcatcatcataattatatttgttttttcttacaaAACATCAAGCCTTTTAACCTACATACATCCTGTGTAATCATGTGCTTTAACTGTATTTCTATCATACATTGGCTGTTTCAACAGTGTGTTGATGATACACCTTGTCTTTAAGGAACAGTAACAAGTTTAAGTTGAACTAAATTCATATCTAGCAAAGAGACAGAAGTGCTCAGTTACTCACTTGAGATTTTTACAGTTGTTCAAAGTCTGGAAGAAGCATTTCATCTCTGGGTTGTCCATTTTTGCCATTTCCCCAAGTCTCTCAGTCTGCGTAGCAGAGTAGCTacaaaccaaagaaaacatgccgTGTTCAACATGCAAAGTTCTGACTTTAGATGGTGATGTTAATGTTCATAAAGTCTGGATGTAAATCTGTTTAGATAATCTCACCTCTTCAGAAACATAAGCAGCACTTGGAAACAAACCTCCTGCACACAAACATAAGCAGCACTTGGAAACAAACCTCCTGCACACGGTCAGACAGTTTGGGGCTGATTTTTTGTGCTTCTTTGGGTATAGCCTCGATGCACttagagagaaacaaaaaagaaataatattaTTATGCAGCAAATAAATAGaccaataaataaagaaaagtaaagcaaataaatatgcagtgtttctttaacatatgcacacagacacaaacacaaatcctTCGTCATGGCTTCCTCTCACAGTAACAACAGACACTCCTTTAAATTCTGCTTCACTACATACCATAATAGTGTCCAGATGAAGTTCGTCGTCGGCTTCGTTTCCTCTCTTTATCTGCAGGATGATCtccagctgacctctgacctctgtctgTGGAcccaaaaagagacaaaaatacatTAGAAAAATACAGGTTGGTCACTATAACATAACATCTTAGAAATTTGTGGCTTTTTTTGGTCACAGTCATTgtcatttatctgtttattgGTTTTATAAtgtccttcatgttgaggtccAGTAGACACACACCTGTTACCAAGGAACAGTGTCACCACAGAGATATGTTGTGCTCCTGGGAATAAATCTGTTCCCATGACTCCATTACACAAAGGCACATAGTAAATATGTCAAGAAAGGGGTAGAGGGCTGAATTAATGTGTAGTATCTGTTCACATGATGAAGGTTTTGAATTGTAAGACCAAGTACAAGCAGAAGAGAGTCAGTATTCTTACCTGCACATTCTCAAGCAGTTTGTCCTTTGCCTTTTCGACCCACTCTGTGAACAGCACGAGGTCAACTTCTTTTATGGGATTCATTTTCTGAAGGTCAGGGTGACCGAGCAGATCCTGACTAGGAAAGTACCACAAATACCAACGTCAGAACTGAGCAGCTGCAAGTTTCACTTCTGAATATTATACTGTTCAGAAAGCACGAGTTATTCAGAATACAGTGGGTAGATAGTAAAAATTAGAGTTTGTTTTCATGCATGTTTGGATGAGAAAATTGATTTCACTTTTATACTTGTCTTTTTACAGGCTACAGCCAGCAGGGgattaacttagcttagcacagagactggAAATGGGGGGAAACAGTGAGCCTGACTCTGTCCACTAAAAGCAAAATACGCCCACCTTTGTTACAGTTTGGGTTAGACggagctaggctagctgttttcccctgtttccagtctttcaGCTAAACTACGCTGGCTCTTTTCTGGCAATAGATAAGAGAGTGATATCAGTCTTCTCATTTAAGGAAGTGAAGCAttctccaaaatgtcaaattattcaTTATGCACGAAAcaattttttgtaaataagtACTGTATTTTTCTCAAATAACAGCTGGTATTCGAATAAAAGCCTAAATATCAGCCCAAAGCTCAAATAATGGGGTCGCGACCAGCAGACAATCATGCTGTCTTCAAAATTTGCTGGATTTACTCATTTAAGTGTTGAAGCTCTATGTCAGTCACTTTGGGtatctgtttgtgtttaatgtcCCAGACAAACTGTATTTTGTAGTAATGTCCAAtcgccacaagatggcagtagcTACATTTATGCAAATCTTTAAATTTTTGACTATacgttcctgcaaatgtttcacaataaaagccttgttATAAAATGAGTGGATTCTGTCCTTTAattttgaaacagatacagaagtattaacctcctgagacccgaaatTTTGTTTGGtaagcatttttaatttctcctagcaatgataattaagtcccaatgtcttcaaacaagatgataataaagtttcaatgtcctcaaataagaagataataaagtcccaatgtcgtCAAACAAATACTTCCTAATTAAAAGCATCTtaacttgttactgttgcttaaATTGGTGAAATTGCATTGTATCcttatcaaactacaaacattatcaatcataaataaacatgtttcaaccattaaatgtgatcaggttttggaccttgtccacttttgcgTCGGGATCgtctgcagactgacttggcagagatggctgccatcttgacatcatcatctttacatGGATTAATGTGTTGTGCTCTttctaccactagatggcacaaagaagtgtccacaaatgaggacaacatgTCAAGGTTTAGTAGAattaagtataaggtcaagtaaacctgAAATGTGATGTCCTTATATGAGGACACATGGTCTCAGGATGTTAAGTTCAAATTAACAGCTTAATGCAGAAACAAAGATCAGAAACGAAGGAGGCTTCACACTAAAATATGACCAAATGTACTTATCAAGTAGTGTAAATCAGACATAAAGGCCTCTCTCTAACACAAGCCTGCTCCAGTTCTGATACCCTCTGAAGTTGAAGTAAATAAAGATACAGAAGGTAAAATGTAGAGATAGATACCTCAGATATGTTTGGGAGGCCCACTTTATCAGCACCAAGGAACTCTGGGGGGAGCTGATGTTCTGGAGCAGAGCATCAAGGTGACGAAATGTCTGACGATGGTAGCATCCAATCAGACGTCCCAACAACCCCACTGATTCCAACAGGGGTCCCAGCTTCACGAGCTCTTTGCGCACAGTTTCCTTCACATCTATCAGGTGCTGGTGAAGGTTCTTGTCCACATCGGCCGGTGGCTCTGGGAAGTGCTTGTTCACAGATTGTTGGATGAGGCGAACAATGCAATACTGCCGTGAATTGGACTCAGGGCGCATTGAGCAACAAGATCCATTCTCAGTGGTGCTGGCATCAAGGTCCACACCCAGAAGTTCAGCTAGTTCCTTAAGTGAGAATTGTTCCTCACTTTCCAGGCATTGTTCCTCCTGGGTGTTGAGGGCGTTCTGAGCCACAGGGTTGTCATATCCGCCAGCGGCCCGTTCGTATCCTATGAAAGAGTCAAATGTCAGATTGTTAGGTTACTTCATTCAATCATTTTTTGCTttctgcttatcctgttaggagtCGTGATTATGCTCCCgattatcccagctgacactgggtgagaggcagggttcaccctggacaggtcaccagactatcacagggctgacacatagagacagacaaccattcacactcacattcacatctatggacaatttagagtcaccaattaacctgcatgtctttggactgtgggagaaaacccacgttgacacggggagaacatgcggGTTCCACACAGGGGGtttgaaccctcttgctgtgacaaTACTAACCGCTGTACCACCATACCACTAATAAATATCActataaaattataaaatatacATGTATGTCATATTTCTGCTGACTCACTCCTTACAAGTGTAAAACCCAGAGGTGGAGTGTGATGTAAATGTGAGGTACTTGttcttgagtattttaaatctCATGCCATTTTCTACCTCTGCTCCACTAGAGGGaggtattgtactttttacttcactacaacTATT includes:
- the si:dkey-196h17.9 gene encoding uncharacterized protein si:dkey-196h17.9, with translation MKRFFKSKSQSDSKRPLMESENSNNNNCNIDGYERAAGGYDNPVAQNALNTQEEQCLESEEQFSLKELAELLGVDLDASTTENGSCCSMRPESNSRQYCIVRLIQQSVNKHFPEPPADVDKNLHQHLIDVKETVRKELVKLGPLLESVGLLGRLIGCYHRQTFRHLDALLQNISSPQSSLVLIKWASQTYLSQDLLGHPDLQKMNPIKEVDLVLFTEWVEKAKDKLLENVQTEVRGQLEIILQIKRGNEADDELHLDTIMCIEAIPKEAQKISPKLSDRVQEVCFQVLLMFLKSYSATQTERLGEMAKMDNPEMKCFFQTLNNCKNLKLHVQNKGTLLEEAVAVLENLEDSTVKLVMNIVADITESHLKKYFKSENKEFSLLIEEVKNHFSEFSCFQDIQKRVMDGVYKLIARSYLKHLIQSSQSELKKRWSPDFGQKVAEDMKWLHITISDLAPGVQEWNLMLLKVTELVECKSTDTMKLTVGSMQNECLTWSEDLELLPALLRWNRLSGRQVNEVLEVLPGYEPRPRATSWYSCFANPSPL